One window of the Hippocampus zosterae strain Florida chromosome 8, ASM2543408v3, whole genome shotgun sequence genome contains the following:
- the LOC127605831 gene encoding regulator of G-protein signaling 21-like isoform X2, whose translation MRSGHLSLGIRPSLAKELKARLGNILHQSQWRPFSCKMGRNKPTLEECLRWKGSFEQLLSSKCGLYAFTAFLLSEFSEENIAFYFACEDYRSTKCRAKLPAKAQKIYNEFIGSDAPREINIDHETRDITKANMHSPSPCCFDQAQHKIYMLMAKDCYPRFLRSPAFRDLVSEAKPSGKPPKEPRLVKKA comes from the exons ATGCGCTCCGGACACTTGAGCCTTGGAATCCGTCCATCTCT GGCCAAAGAGCTGAAAGCAAGGCTGGGAAACATTTTGCACCAGTCACAATGGAGGCCGTTCAGCTGTAAAATGGGGAGAAACAA GCCAACGCTGGAGGAATGCCTGAGGTGGAAAGGATCGTTTGAACAGCTCCTGTCGAGCAAAT GCGGATTGTACGCTTTCACCGCCTTCTTATTATCCGAATTCAGCGAGGAGAACATCGCCTTCTACTTTGCGTGCGAAGATTACAGGAGCACCAAATGTCGCGCCAAACTACCCGCCAAAGCCCAGAAAATCTACAATGAATTCATCGGCAGCGACGCCCCGCGCGAG ATTAACATCGACCATGAAACCCGCGACATCACCAAAGCCAACATGCACTCGCCGTCACCGTGCTGCTTCGACCAGGCGCAGCACAAGATCTACATGCTCATGGCCAAAGACTGCTACCCGCGCTTCCTGCGCTCGCCGGCCTTCAGGGATCTCGTCAGTGAAGCCAAGCCAAGCGGCAAGCCGCCAAAAGAGCCCCGGCTGGTGAAGAAGGCGTGA
- the LOC127605831 gene encoding regulator of G-protein signaling 5-like isoform X1, with translation MCKGRASMPTCCLERAKELKARLGNILHQSQWRPFSCKMGRNKPTLEECLRWKGSFEQLLSSKCGLYAFTAFLLSEFSEENIAFYFACEDYRSTKCRAKLPAKAQKIYNEFIGSDAPREINIDHETRDITKANMHSPSPCCFDQAQHKIYMLMAKDCYPRFLRSPAFRDLVSEAKPSGKPPKEPRLVKKA, from the exons ATGTGTAAAGGACGAGCATCCATGCCGACGTGCTGCTTGGAAAG GGCCAAAGAGCTGAAAGCAAGGCTGGGAAACATTTTGCACCAGTCACAATGGAGGCCGTTCAGCTGTAAAATGGGGAGAAACAA GCCAACGCTGGAGGAATGCCTGAGGTGGAAAGGATCGTTTGAACAGCTCCTGTCGAGCAAAT GCGGATTGTACGCTTTCACCGCCTTCTTATTATCCGAATTCAGCGAGGAGAACATCGCCTTCTACTTTGCGTGCGAAGATTACAGGAGCACCAAATGTCGCGCCAAACTACCCGCCAAAGCCCAGAAAATCTACAATGAATTCATCGGCAGCGACGCCCCGCGCGAG ATTAACATCGACCATGAAACCCGCGACATCACCAAAGCCAACATGCACTCGCCGTCACCGTGCTGCTTCGACCAGGCGCAGCACAAGATCTACATGCTCATGGCCAAAGACTGCTACCCGCGCTTCCTGCGCTCGCCGGCCTTCAGGGATCTCGTCAGTGAAGCCAAGCCAAGCGGCAAGCCGCCAAAAGAGCCCCGGCTGGTGAAGAAGGCGTGA
- the rgs5a gene encoding regulator of G-protein signaling 5a: MCKGLAALPQTCLERAKEIKSKLGVLLQKPENAIDLIIPYPEKTEKKPEKQQKPSCEEASQWRESLDRVLNNNYGLATFRSFLQSEFSDENIEFWMACEDFKKTKNPAKMAAKAKIIYEDYIQSEGPKEVNIDHFTKDVTLRNLVHLTPESFDLAQKRIYALMEKDSFGRFLRSEQYQELLVN; the protein is encoded by the exons ATGTGTAAAGGATTAGCTGCCCTGCCCCAAACCTGCCTCGAAAG GGCTAAAGAGATCAAGTCCAAATTAGGAGTCTTGCTTCAAAAGCCAGAAAATGCAATCGACCTCATCATTCCCTATCCGGAGAAAACGGAGAAGAAGCCGGAGAAGCAGCAGAA ACCGTCGTGCGAGGAAGCGTCGCAGTGGCGTGAGAGTCTGGACCGAGTCCTGAACAACAACT ATGGTCTCGCTACTTTCCGTAGCTTCCTGCAGTCCGAGTTCAGTGACGAGAATATTGAGTTCTGGATGGCCTGTGAGGATTTCAAGAAGACCAAGAACCCGGCCAAGATGGCGGCCAAGGCCAAAATAATCTACGAAGACTACATTCAGTCCGAGGGACCGAAAGAG GTCAACATTGACCATTTCACCAAGGATGTGACCCTGAGGAATTTGGTGCATCTTACTCCCGAAAGCTTTGACCTGGCCCAAAAGCGCATCTACGCCCTGATGGAAAAAGACTCCTTCGGTCGCTTCCTGCGGTCCGAGCAGTACCAGGAGCTCTTGGTCAACTAA